The following DNA comes from Allobranchiibius huperziae.
AGGAGTAGAAGGGCCGGTCGTCGGACTCGGTCTCCTCGTGCGCGGAGCCCGTCGGGCGCGGCATGGCACCGGCGACGGGGCGGCCACGGTCGTCCACGAACGCCAGAGCCCCGCCCGGGTGGTCCGCGATCATCTCGCCGAACCGCTCCATCTCCACCGGATGGCCGGCCAGTCCTTCGGCGCCGAGGCGTTGCCCCAGCAGGACACCGATCTCGGCGGCGGTGAGACCGCGCGACTCGTCGGCCACCTCCTGGACCAGGCGGGCCCAGAGCTGCACGCTGTCGGGTCCGACGCGTTCGGCGAAGGCGGTGCTGATGGTGATCTGCGCGGGGGAGATGTCGGGATTCTGGGGTAGGGAGGTCATCGGCTTCTCCGATCGTCGTGGCGAGGGTCACGCCTGCAGCGACGCCACCCGTCGTCCGGGCGATCACCGCTAGCACTCTTACTCTGCACCCTGGCCTCTGCGCAGCGGTGGGCAGGCGGCTCCCACCCGGCGCGGCGTCGTACGCCCTCACGACGCGACGCCTCCACGAGAGGCGCGCCTGCGGGGCTGTCGGTGGTCGTGGTTACGGTCGGGGTATGACTGATCAGCCGGGCGTTACGCCCGAAGAGACCCCCGTCCCCGCCGGCTCCGAGACCATTCCCGACCAGGCTGCCGACGGCCGGCCCGCCGACACCTCCCAGGCCGGTCCGACCGACGCGGCCGCGGGCGGCGAGACGATCGGCGCCAGCACGCCGCAGCATCAGGAGGGTCTGGAGAAGGACCCCAGCGACTGGGTGACCGGCGACGAGCCGATGACCGCGGCGCAGCGCAGCTACCTCGACACCCTGGCCAAGGAGTCGGGTGAGCAGTTGCCGGCCGACCTGACCAAGGCGCAGGCCTCCGAACACATCGACCGGTTGCAGGGCAAGAGCCCGCGCGTCGACTGAGTTCCCGCACCCGCCACGTGGCGCAGCCCGCTCGCGGCGGCGCCACGTGGTCGCGTTCGCCTACCCGTCCATCACTCGTCGCGGTCCGACGCGACGCGAGGTCGCGGCGTCATGCGGAGTACAAAGGAGCAAGAGGCCACGATCTGGCCAGCCCACGGCAACGACGCCGTCGGTGACGAAAGGTGATCACGCATGACGAGCGAATACCGCACGGAGAACCCCGCGACCGGTGAGGTGCTGAAGACCTTCCCCGAGCTCGACGAGCAGGGCGTGAAGACCGCGCTGGACGCTGCCGAGACCGGCTACACCCACTGGCGCGACACCGACGCGAAGGAGCGCGCGGCTGCCCTCGGCCGGACCGCCGACCTCTATGAGCAGCGGTCGGACGAGCTGGCCCAGACGATCGCCCGCGAGATGGGCAAGCCGCTCAAGCAGGCCGCCGGCGAAGTGGCCCTGGCCGCCGCGATCTACCGCTACTACGCCGAGCAGGGTCCCAAGGGTCTCGTCGAGGACACCCTCGACGAGCGTTCGGTGGTGCGCAAGGAGCCGGTCGGCGTCCTGCTGGGGATCATGCCGTGGAACTTCCCCTACTACCAGGTTGCCCGCTTCGTCGCCCCGAACCTGTTGCTGGGCAACGCCGTCCTGCTCAAGCACGCCCCGATCTGCGCGGCCTCCGCGCTGCTCATGGAGGAGATCCTGCACGAGGCGGGGGTCGACAAGGGTGCCTACCAGAACATCTTCGCGAGCAACGACCAGGTCGCCGACATGCTGGCCGACCCGCGGGTGCAGGGAGTCTCGCTCACCGGGAGCGAGCGCGCCGGTGCGGCGGTCGCCGAGG
Coding sequences within:
- a CDS encoding DUF3072 domain-containing protein, which encodes MGASTPQHQEGLEKDPSDWVTGDEPMTAAQRSYLDTLAKESGEQLPADLTKAQASEHIDRLQGKSPRVD